Proteins encoded within one genomic window of Paraglaciecola psychrophila 170:
- the fliN gene encoding flagellar motor switch protein FliN, with the protein MSEEDGLDDWAAAMAEQADEEDKTGSESEGLLGTDAEVAELEEFDEDREITPKEKRKLDTILDIPVTIAMEVGRSNISIRNLLQLNQGSVVELDRVAGEPLDVLVNGTLIAHGEVVVVNDKFGIRLTDVISQLERIKKIR; encoded by the coding sequence ATGAGTGAAGAAGACGGTTTAGATGATTGGGCTGCGGCCATGGCCGAGCAAGCTGATGAAGAAGATAAAACGGGTAGCGAGTCTGAAGGCCTGCTTGGCACTGATGCAGAGGTCGCCGAACTTGAAGAATTTGACGAAGATCGAGAGATAACGCCCAAAGAAAAACGCAAACTCGACACCATCTTAGATATACCTGTGACCATTGCTATGGAGGTGGGTCGTAGCAATATTAGTATTCGAAATTTACTGCAGTTAAACCAAGGTTCAGTCGTCGAACTCGACCGAGTTGCTGGAGAGCCATTAGATGTTTTAGTAAATGGCACGTTGATTGCTCATGGTGAAGTAGTAGTAGTCAACGACAAATTTGGTATTCGATTAACTGATGTTATTAGTCAACTGGAAAGAATCAAAAAAATCAGATAG
- a CDS encoding flagellar hook-length control protein FliK yields the protein MMQHVATAKSEVAAFDSCAHSNSFKGSESNEQFGKLLQDQKSSHTLADAPPPHSPRKRALQQSIDETQEDINNKHLKTHAESNVADQRNYKFKNGDAEAELQLVSPSKQNASISDVEAADVAAQEWMSLVDNLQKLANIARSTKQSLADVETESLVVSVADLILSDKVDSGLLEQVAELHTIGDINAAPEKFSLRQTDYVDENTVAPVLKDTDPLALLIQNALEKLTAKSETDQVLSSDMQQKVAQSLLEQSGVLQNLMLANQPVETSLPVDLRADENKNLLKTLLVDAETDIASLQQTIKSAQLTVSDTADRLVQAQHAQTLITKLESVAEQSKLLEQDARMASGNLLNLGKVENVTRNNDIKNILNLTDSKLDKVLENIAQRVFDSKKTDEAINPEHIAQQLVIPKAADIISSVESSSKEFVSALKSGIEEYKNQLSQGREPGIDLKALISEALAKSTESGVLAKAPVNLEQIVSSVSQVLDFAQTMNRAIEHHHDQIYSATLRDAAQVQGEQSKQIQLNQFESKFEKAINIAKPEGHLQLAEKVRWMVNTKNLVAEIRLDPAELGSVYVKVAVSGESATVNFVVQSQQARDAVDTATPRLREMFAEKGIELGQSSVRQESDNQQSQGDAESANQGGSNNDDAEDVSEQVLGQHNIVNGALGGIDYFV from the coding sequence ATGATGCAACATGTTGCCACAGCTAAATCAGAAGTTGCCGCTTTTGACAGCTGCGCCCATTCCAATTCGTTTAAAGGCTCTGAATCAAATGAGCAATTTGGAAAATTATTACAAGATCAAAAATCGAGTCATACATTAGCTGATGCACCGCCGCCCCACTCGCCAAGAAAAAGAGCGTTGCAACAATCTATTGATGAGACACAAGAAGACATAAATAATAAACATTTAAAAACTCATGCTGAGTCAAATGTTGCTGATCAGCGCAACTATAAATTTAAGAATGGCGACGCAGAAGCAGAGTTGCAGTTGGTTTCGCCCTCAAAACAGAATGCTTCAATATCAGATGTTGAAGCAGCCGATGTCGCTGCCCAAGAATGGATGTCGTTAGTCGATAACTTGCAGAAACTGGCAAATATTGCCCGGTCCACAAAACAATCTTTAGCTGATGTTGAGACTGAATCTCTAGTTGTATCTGTTGCTGACTTAATATTATCCGATAAAGTTGATAGTGGTTTACTGGAACAAGTTGCCGAGCTGCATACTATTGGTGACATTAATGCCGCCCCAGAAAAGTTTAGTCTTCGACAAACCGACTATGTAGATGAGAATACTGTCGCTCCTGTTCTCAAAGATACAGATCCATTAGCCTTATTAATTCAAAATGCATTAGAGAAACTGACAGCTAAGTCTGAAACTGACCAGGTTCTTTCAAGTGATATGCAACAAAAAGTCGCTCAGTCATTGTTAGAGCAGTCAGGCGTTTTACAAAATTTGATGTTAGCCAATCAGCCAGTTGAAACAAGCTTGCCAGTAGACTTAAGAGCAGATGAGAATAAAAATCTGCTCAAAACATTATTGGTTGACGCTGAAACTGACATAGCTAGTTTACAACAAACAATAAAATCGGCTCAACTTACTGTATCTGATACAGCAGATAGATTAGTGCAAGCCCAACATGCTCAGACACTGATCACAAAATTAGAGTCTGTTGCTGAACAGTCCAAGTTGCTTGAGCAAGATGCTCGAATGGCCTCTGGCAATTTACTCAACCTGGGAAAAGTTGAGAACGTGACCCGTAATAATGACATAAAAAACATTTTAAACTTGACGGATAGTAAGCTCGATAAAGTATTAGAGAATATTGCCCAGCGCGTATTTGATAGTAAAAAAACTGACGAAGCAATAAATCCCGAACACATTGCTCAGCAGTTAGTTATTCCCAAGGCTGCTGACATCATTAGTTCAGTTGAATCCTCATCAAAAGAATTTGTCTCCGCATTGAAGTCAGGAATAGAGGAGTATAAGAATCAGTTATCTCAAGGTAGAGAGCCGGGTATTGATTTGAAAGCATTGATATCAGAAGCGTTAGCAAAATCGACGGAGTCAGGAGTCTTAGCTAAGGCCCCGGTCAACCTAGAACAGATCGTCAGCAGCGTTTCTCAAGTGTTAGATTTTGCCCAAACAATGAACCGTGCGATTGAGCATCACCACGACCAAATCTACAGCGCGACTTTAAGAGATGCGGCACAAGTTCAGGGTGAACAAAGTAAACAAATTCAATTAAATCAGTTTGAGTCCAAGTTTGAGAAGGCAATTAATATTGCTAAACCTGAAGGTCATCTTCAGTTAGCCGAAAAAGTCCGGTGGATGGTGAACACTAAAAATTTAGTGGCTGAAATTCGACTTGACCCTGCTGAGTTGGGTTCGGTGTATGTGAAAGTCGCAGTATCCGGTGAATCTGCAACAGTGAATTTTGTGGTCCAATCACAACAAGCACGAGATGCAGTAGATACTGCTACACCAAGATTAAGAGAAATGTTTGCTGAAAAAGGTATTGAGTTAGGCCAATCCTCAGTGCGCCAAGAAAGTGATAATCAGCAAAGTCAGGGTGATGCTGAATCAGCTAATCAAGGTGGCAGTAATAATGATGACGCTGAAGATGTATCTGAGCAGGTTTTAGGCCAACATAATATTGTTAATGGTGCCCTTGGTGGAATTGATTATTTTGTGTGA
- the fliI gene encoding flagellar protein export ATPase FliI, whose product MSTDMLDRIKLLKDQVPHAPIVACGKLVRGIGLTLEAVGCQMPVGSQCLIQTMEGEIEAEVVGFAENITYLMPTEAVKGIVPGSRVQPLNREQGLAVGMELLGRVVDGNGQPLDGLGPIKAEKRVPLSKPPMNPLLRKPIKQPLDVGVRAINSIVTVGLGQRMGLFAGSGVGKSVLMGMMTRGTAADVVVVGLVGERGREVKEFIQDILGEEERAKSVVVAAPADTSPLMRLKGCETAVTIAEYFRDKGLNVLLLIDSLTRYAMAQREIALAVGEPPATKGYPPSVFARLPALVERAGNGSENQGSITAFYTVLTEGDDLQDPIADAARAILDGHIVLSRSLADSGHYPAIDIEASISRVMPMVVSEEHVQGARRIRQVYSNYQRNRDLISIGAYSKGTDPRIDLAINAEPAINAFLQQGVQQIIDFDHSTADMATLSGGLGKG is encoded by the coding sequence ATGTCTACTGATATGTTAGACCGAATCAAACTTCTCAAAGATCAAGTGCCACACGCGCCTATTGTTGCCTGTGGCAAACTAGTGCGAGGTATAGGGCTAACGCTTGAAGCTGTGGGTTGTCAAATGCCGGTGGGTAGTCAGTGCCTGATCCAAACGATGGAAGGTGAAATCGAAGCCGAAGTGGTGGGATTTGCCGAAAACATTACCTACTTGATGCCCACAGAAGCAGTCAAGGGAATAGTGCCAGGCTCACGTGTGCAACCTCTGAACCGTGAACAAGGTTTAGCTGTTGGTATGGAGTTACTGGGCCGAGTCGTAGATGGCAATGGTCAACCTTTGGATGGTTTAGGCCCTATCAAAGCTGAGAAACGGGTGCCTTTATCCAAGCCTCCAATGAACCCGTTATTGCGCAAGCCTATAAAGCAACCCTTAGATGTGGGGGTCAGAGCAATCAATTCTATTGTGACCGTGGGTTTAGGTCAGCGCATGGGTTTATTTGCTGGTAGTGGTGTGGGTAAAAGTGTGTTGATGGGGATGATGACACGCGGTACCGCAGCCGATGTAGTGGTCGTTGGGTTAGTGGGGGAGCGAGGCCGAGAAGTCAAAGAGTTTATACAAGATATTTTGGGTGAAGAGGAGCGCGCAAAATCTGTGGTGGTCGCCGCGCCAGCCGACACGTCGCCGCTAATGCGCTTAAAAGGTTGTGAGACCGCTGTGACTATTGCTGAATATTTTCGTGACAAAGGTTTAAATGTATTATTACTGATTGACTCCCTTACACGATACGCCATGGCGCAACGTGAAATTGCCCTAGCCGTAGGAGAGCCCCCTGCAACCAAAGGCTATCCGCCTTCGGTATTCGCCAGATTACCAGCACTAGTAGAGCGAGCGGGTAATGGTAGTGAAAATCAAGGTTCGATTACTGCATTTTATACGGTGTTGACCGAGGGCGATGATTTACAAGATCCCATAGCTGATGCTGCTAGAGCAATATTGGATGGGCATATTGTACTCTCTAGGAGTTTAGCTGATTCAGGGCATTACCCCGCTATTGATATTGAAGCATCAATCAGCCGAGTGATGCCTATGGTGGTTTCTGAAGAACATGTCCAAGGTGCCAGACGTATTCGTCAGGTGTATTCTAATTACCAGCGTAACCGTGACTTAATCAGTATTGGTGCGTATAGCAAAGGTACCGATCCTAGGATTGATCTAGCCATTAATGCAGAGCCTGCAATCAATGCTTTTTTACAACAGGGTGTGCAACAAATTATAGATTTTGATCATAGTACCGCTGATATGGCCACCTTAAGTGGTGGGTTGGGCAAGGGGTAA
- the fliH gene encoding flagellar assembly protein FliH, with translation MNTDDQDEKNEQDEEFQAWDLPYVEDINQEVVNNKTNAFNRRSDWKYEPPEPEIEILPPTAEEIEAIREAAYTEGFSQGQQEGHAQGAEVGLIKGHEEGFTKGLEEGITQGVATGEEQVQQHLDSWVSLLDSIQNPVENVEKELEQELVLLAVSLAKGVIRSEVKTNTDLIFQALSEGLKALPIQEKNYQIHLHPDDIELVNNHFSSEEIAKHHWDFIESPELSAGGCEIVTQSNAVDITVERRVKDVIDKFLLEQGLSHISEGDE, from the coding sequence ATGAACACAGACGATCAAGATGAGAAAAATGAGCAAGACGAAGAATTCCAAGCATGGGATTTACCCTATGTAGAAGATATCAATCAAGAGGTGGTTAACAACAAAACCAATGCGTTTAATCGCAGATCTGATTGGAAGTATGAACCCCCTGAACCTGAGATAGAAATATTACCTCCTACAGCTGAAGAAATTGAAGCAATTAGAGAGGCTGCCTACACAGAGGGATTTTCTCAAGGTCAACAAGAAGGCCATGCCCAAGGGGCAGAAGTAGGCTTAATTAAAGGGCATGAAGAAGGTTTCACTAAAGGCTTAGAAGAAGGCATAACTCAAGGGGTAGCCACTGGCGAAGAGCAAGTGCAGCAACATCTTGATAGCTGGGTATCGTTGCTTGACAGTATTCAAAACCCAGTAGAAAATGTCGAAAAAGAGTTAGAGCAAGAACTGGTGTTATTGGCGGTTAGCCTTGCAAAAGGTGTGATCCGTAGCGAAGTCAAAACCAATACAGATCTTATTTTTCAAGCCTTGAGTGAAGGTTTAAAAGCCTTACCGATCCAAGAAAAAAATTATCAAATACATTTGCACCCTGATGATATTGAATTAGTTAATAATCATTTTAGTTCAGAAGAAATAGCAAAACATCATTGGGATTTTATTGAATCACCTGAATTGTCTGCCGGTGGATGTGAGATTGTCACGCAATCAAATGCTGTCGATATCACGGTAGAGCGCCGCGTTAAAGATGTCATCGACAAATTCCTTTTAGAACAAGGTTTAAGTCATATTAGTGAAGGTGACGAATAA
- the fliL gene encoding flagellar basal body-associated protein FliL, whose protein sequence is MAEEELKMEEGGKKSKLVIIIIAVVVLIVGGGAAYYFLMADDDNAIPVVVGKPTVQGVEGVKTGTAMYVAMPRPFVFNVPGTNRDRLVEIKVQLMMRGSDNEEQSKMHIPLIEGTLLKIFSTANADDLATEAGKIAIRDSALKEVQKTMLVVSGNQTVEEVLFTGFVMQ, encoded by the coding sequence ATGGCTGAAGAAGAATTAAAAATGGAAGAAGGCGGCAAAAAAAGCAAACTGGTCATTATTATAATTGCTGTTGTTGTGCTAATTGTTGGCGGTGGTGCTGCCTATTATTTTTTAATGGCCGACGACGATAACGCTATACCAGTCGTTGTAGGTAAACCGACAGTTCAAGGAGTTGAGGGGGTTAAAACCGGAACGGCTATGTATGTTGCTATGCCTAGGCCCTTTGTATTTAATGTACCTGGAACAAACCGAGACCGGTTAGTCGAAATTAAAGTGCAGCTAATGATGCGTGGTTCCGATAACGAAGAACAATCGAAAATGCATATTCCTTTGATTGAAGGCACCTTGTTAAAAATATTTAGCACCGCCAATGCCGATGACTTAGCCACAGAGGCGGGTAAAATAGCCATTCGAGATAGCGCACTGAAAGAAGTGCAAAAAACCATGCTAGTTGTCAGCGGCAACCAAACTGTGGAAGAAGTACTTTTCACAGGTTTTGTTATGCAGTAA
- the fliG gene encoding flagellar motor switch protein FliG — MAEEEQIENTGYDVTKLEGVDKAAILLLSLTEDDAAQILKHLEPKQVQKLGTAMAQIDDMTQGKITAVHKHFIEEIQNYSTIGFQSTDFVKRALTSALGEDKAANLIDQILMGTGAKGLDSLKWMDSKQVASIIRNEHPQIQTIVMSYLDAEQSAEILSQFPEKVRLDLMMRVANLEEVQPAALQELNEIMEKQFAGQAGTQAAKMGGLKSAADIMNYLDTNIEGQLMDAIREQDEEMSQQIQDLMFVFDNLIDVDDRAIQTILREVQQDALLKAIKGAEGELKDKITKNMSKRAAEMLLDDLEAMGPVRISEVEAAQKEILSVARRLADAGEIMLGGGGGDEFL, encoded by the coding sequence GTGGCTGAAGAAGAACAGATTGAAAATACGGGTTATGATGTTACTAAGTTAGAAGGCGTCGATAAAGCCGCTATTTTGCTACTAAGTTTGACTGAAGATGATGCAGCGCAAATTCTTAAGCACTTAGAACCTAAGCAGGTACAAAAATTGGGTACAGCAATGGCTCAAATTGATGATATGACCCAAGGTAAAATTACTGCAGTACATAAACATTTCATCGAAGAAATCCAAAATTACAGCACCATTGGTTTCCAAAGCACAGATTTTGTGAAGCGTGCGCTTACCTCTGCTTTGGGTGAAGATAAAGCTGCTAATCTAATTGATCAAATTTTAATGGGCACAGGTGCAAAGGGCCTCGATTCATTGAAATGGATGGACTCAAAACAAGTCGCCAGCATTATTCGTAACGAACATCCGCAAATTCAAACTATTGTTATGTCATATTTGGATGCAGAACAATCAGCTGAAATTCTTAGTCAATTCCCTGAAAAAGTGCGTTTAGACTTAATGATGCGAGTTGCCAATTTGGAAGAAGTGCAACCTGCTGCATTACAAGAATTAAACGAAATTATGGAGAAACAGTTTGCGGGTCAAGCCGGTACTCAGGCTGCGAAAATGGGCGGCCTGAAATCCGCTGCAGATATCATGAATTATTTAGATACCAATATCGAAGGTCAGTTGATGGATGCTATCCGTGAACAAGACGAAGAGATGAGCCAGCAGATTCAAGACTTGATGTTTGTGTTCGATAACTTAATAGATGTCGATGATCGAGCGATCCAAACTATATTGCGAGAAGTGCAACAAGATGCGCTGCTTAAAGCCATCAAAGGTGCGGAAGGCGAACTAAAAGATAAAATCACTAAAAATATGTCTAAACGTGCCGCTGAAATGTTGCTCGATGACCTCGAAGCAATGGGGCCGGTACGTATTAGTGAAGTTGAAGCTGCGCAAAAAGAAATACTCTCTGTGGCCAGACGATTAGCTGACGCCGGTGAAATTATGTTAGGTGGCGGTGGTGGCGATGAATTTTTGTAA
- the fliP gene encoding flagellar type III secretion system pore protein FliP (The bacterial flagellar biogenesis protein FliP forms a type III secretion system (T3SS)-type pore required for flagellar assembly.), with amino-acid sequence MRVCLLLLLSIVSGYVLAEPGIPALTLTDNPDGSKDYTMTLQVVAIMTSLSLLPAFVMMMTSFTRIIIVLSILRQAIGLQQSPSNQILIGVSLFLSMFIMAPVFEKINETALQPYLNEELTSIQAYEIGKEPLRAFMLAQTRVKDLETFVQIGGMDGQFQDPVDVPMNVLIPAFVTSELKTAFQIGFMLFIPFLILDLVVASILMAMGMMMLSPMIVSLPFKLMLFVLVDGWNLIFGTLANSFGMG; translated from the coding sequence ATGCGTGTTTGTTTGTTGTTGTTATTAAGTATTGTTAGTGGATACGTCTTGGCAGAGCCTGGGATACCTGCTCTAACGCTAACTGACAACCCAGATGGAAGCAAAGATTATACTATGACCTTGCAAGTTGTCGCTATCATGACGTCTTTGAGCCTACTTCCTGCTTTTGTGATGATGATGACGTCCTTTACTCGGATAATTATTGTTTTATCTATTTTGCGTCAAGCAATAGGTTTGCAGCAATCACCCTCGAATCAGATTTTGATTGGTGTAAGTTTGTTTCTGTCGATGTTTATTATGGCCCCTGTGTTTGAAAAGATAAACGAAACGGCACTACAGCCTTACTTAAATGAAGAACTGACATCAATACAAGCCTATGAAATAGGAAAAGAGCCATTAAGGGCTTTTATGTTGGCTCAAACAAGGGTTAAAGATTTAGAAACCTTTGTACAAATCGGTGGAATGGATGGGCAATTTCAAGACCCCGTCGACGTGCCTATGAACGTTCTGATCCCTGCCTTTGTGACAAGCGAACTCAAGACTGCGTTTCAAATTGGTTTTATGTTGTTTATTCCCTTTCTGATTTTAGATTTAGTGGTCGCATCAATTTTGATGGCGATGGGCATGATGATGTTGTCACCTATGATCGTGTCATTGCCCTTTAAGTTGATGTTATTTGTGTTGGTGGATGGCTGGAATTTAATTTTTGGTACATTAGCCAATAGTTTTGGGATGGGTTAG
- the fliM gene encoding flagellar motor switch protein FliM, with protein sequence MSDLLSQDEIDALLHGVDDVEEEEVESGVSDGSAMEYDFSSQDRIVRGRMPTLEIVNERFARHMRVSLFNMMRRSAEVSINGIQMIKFGEYIHTLFVPTSLNMVRFRPLKGTGLITMEARLVFILVDNFFGGDGRYHAKIEGREFTPTERRIIQMLLKLIFEDYKEAWAPVMDVSFEYLDSEVNPAMANIVSPTEVVVISSFHIELDGGGGDFHVSLPYSMLEPIRELLDAGVQSDKEDTDLRWSKALRDEMMDVKVALSTHMMDLELTLADIMELEPGHIIPIDMPEHITVLIENLPTFRAKLGRSRDNVALKIIEKIPRPTSVKSELQLLTKGGRRIDSDAELQTLEDDW encoded by the coding sequence TTGAGCGATTTATTATCCCAAGACGAGATTGATGCACTATTACATGGTGTAGATGATGTTGAGGAAGAAGAAGTTGAAAGTGGTGTGTCCGATGGCTCAGCAATGGAATACGACTTTTCTTCTCAAGATAGGATCGTTCGTGGGCGTATGCCAACCCTTGAAATTGTTAATGAACGCTTCGCTAGACATATGCGTGTTAGTCTATTTAATATGATGCGCCGTTCGGCAGAAGTGTCTATTAACGGTATCCAGATGATTAAATTTGGTGAGTATATTCACACCTTATTTGTCCCTACTAGTTTGAATATGGTGCGCTTTCGTCCTCTCAAAGGCACCGGGCTGATTACTATGGAAGCCCGACTGGTGTTTATCTTGGTAGATAACTTTTTTGGTGGTGACGGTCGTTACCATGCAAAAATTGAAGGACGAGAGTTTACTCCAACCGAACGCCGTATTATTCAGATGTTATTGAAGCTTATATTTGAAGATTACAAAGAGGCATGGGCACCCGTTATGGATGTATCATTCGAATACCTTGACTCTGAAGTGAATCCCGCTATGGCCAACATTGTGAGCCCTACAGAAGTGGTGGTGATAAGTTCTTTTCACATTGAATTAGACGGCGGTGGCGGTGACTTCCATGTATCTTTACCTTACTCAATGCTGGAACCCATTCGTGAGCTGTTAGATGCCGGCGTACAAAGTGATAAAGAAGACACTGATTTACGCTGGAGCAAGGCTCTTCGAGATGAAATGATGGATGTGAAAGTGGCTTTATCTACGCATATGATGGACTTGGAATTAACCCTTGCAGATATCATGGAGCTAGAACCGGGTCATATAATTCCTATCGATATGCCAGAACACATCACGGTATTAATTGAAAATTTACCGACTTTTAGAGCCAAGTTAGGTCGTTCACGTGACAATGTGGCACTTAAAATAATTGAAAAAATTCCGCGCCCAACTTCTGTGAAGTCTGAGTTGCAACTATTAACCAAAGGTGGCCGACGAATTGATAGCGACGCCGAATTGCAAACCCTCGAAGATGATTGGTAA
- the fliO gene encoding flagellar biosynthetic protein FliO: protein MLLVNWKESKKSDRKKACKTWAWIALGSCLCISFESNSTPQTLTNPTSIVSIFLSLLLVISVVFILAFLMRRFNVTQSGTSNIKVVASMMAGAKERVLVIEVAGEQHLLGITAHNINHLATLSSPIDNTTTSTGNEKFKDKLAMLIAGKINPAMAQNNKKNTDGEQS from the coding sequence ATGTTATTAGTCAACTGGAAAGAATCAAAAAAATCAGATAGAAAAAAAGCATGTAAAACATGGGCTTGGATAGCTCTTGGCTCATGTTTATGTATCTCTTTTGAGTCCAATTCAACGCCTCAAACTCTAACAAATCCCACTTCAATAGTGTCAATTTTCCTTTCTTTATTATTGGTTATTAGCGTTGTTTTTATACTTGCGTTCCTCATGCGACGGTTTAACGTCACTCAATCAGGCACCTCAAACATTAAAGTTGTCGCCTCAATGATGGCTGGAGCCAAAGAAAGAGTGTTGGTTATTGAGGTGGCAGGTGAGCAACATTTGCTGGGTATCACCGCTCATAACATTAACCACTTAGCAACTCTCTCTTCACCTATCGATAATACGACAACATCGACAGGTAACGAAAAATTCAAAGACAAACTTGCAATGCTCATAGCCGGTAAAATAAACCCAGCTATGGCGCAAAATAACAAAAAAAACACTGACGGGGAACAATCATGA
- the fliQ gene encoding flagellar biosynthesis protein FliQ, translated as MSPEVFVEILKEALAMVILLVSAIILPSLFVGLIVAVFQAATSINEQTMSFLPRLIVTLLALSWGGHWLVQKLMDFTFNMVERIPEVLG; from the coding sequence ATGAGTCCAGAAGTCTTTGTTGAGATACTCAAAGAAGCATTAGCAATGGTTATTCTGCTGGTTTCAGCGATTATCCTACCCAGTTTGTTTGTGGGATTAATTGTTGCTGTGTTTCAAGCCGCAACTTCAATTAATGAACAAACCATGAGTTTTCTGCCGCGTTTAATTGTCACTTTATTGGCACTCAGTTGGGGTGGCCATTGGTTAGTACAAAAGCTTATGGACTTCACTTTTAATATGGTGGAGCGAATTCCTGAGGTTTTGGGTTAG
- the fliJ gene encoding flagellar export protein FliJ: MAQSQLQMVAEWERQKEQKLVQDFQLAQQFHQDNKQKLSGLENYRLDYLREAQLRAKQGVGSVIFGQHQQFIGKLDKACEMQQHALNQAMRVADQRRMQWMAQQRKRKAVEMLLDKQHKAKLRREDKQEQIMLDELSLQKFMRK; the protein is encoded by the coding sequence ATGGCACAATCTCAATTACAAATGGTCGCAGAATGGGAGCGACAAAAAGAACAGAAACTGGTGCAGGATTTTCAGTTAGCCCAACAATTTCACCAAGACAATAAGCAAAAACTGTCTGGATTAGAAAACTATCGTTTAGATTATTTGCGGGAGGCTCAACTGCGTGCCAAACAAGGGGTTGGCAGTGTCATATTTGGTCAACACCAGCAATTTATTGGAAAGTTGGATAAAGCCTGTGAAATGCAACAGCATGCTTTAAATCAAGCTATGAGGGTCGCAGACCAACGGCGTATGCAATGGATGGCACAACAACGAAAACGTAAAGCGGTAGAAATGTTGCTAGATAAACAGCATAAAGCCAAACTAAGGCGCGAGGATAAGCAAGAACAGATCATGCTAGATGAACTGTCATTGCAAAAATTTATGCGCAAGTAA